The sequence GAGAAGCTGGCCACGCTGCGCATCTTCGAGGACGCCGACGGCAAGATGAACCTGTCGCTGGAGGACACCTCCAAGCACCTCATCGTCGTCAGCCAGTTCACCCTCTACGGCGACGCGCGCAAGGGCCGCCGTCCCAGCTTCATCGACGCGATGGAGCCCGTCGCCGCCAAGGCCCTCTACGAGCGCGCCTGCGAGGCCCTGCGCCAGCGCGGCCTCACCGTGGGCACCGGCATCTTCGCCGCGGACATGAAGGTCGCGCTCGTCAACGACGGGCCCGTCACCCTCCTGCTGGAGAGCCCGCCGAAGGCCGC comes from Corallococcus macrosporus and encodes:
- the dtd gene encoding D-aminoacyl-tRNA deacylase is translated as MKAVVQRVLEASVTVDGQRVSEMGPGLLVLLGVGKGDTDADLTWMVEKLATLRIFEDADGKMNLSLEDTSKHLIVVSQFTLYGDARKGRRPSFIDAMEPVAAKALYERACEALRQRGLTVGTGIFAADMKVALVNDGPVTLLLESPPKAAPPA